In a single window of the Zea mays cultivar B73 chromosome 5, Zm-B73-REFERENCE-NAM-5.0, whole genome shotgun sequence genome:
- the LOC103626568 gene encoding uncharacterized protein, whose amino-acid sequence MTGRRSSLVYGTAIAICVSILLGSLAMTAQAGRSSHQLLSKARSSSTTRALYIASNTSSGYHTEVQCFDEAADGGDERRKTAELLTLIFCTAKCYCHSDNADDICYCCQKPPTQVCYETIKDCQAHCPVCNPKCPAASGTAGGSQQLHAAAKNATL is encoded by the exons ATGACTGGCCGCCGCAGCAGCTTGGTTTATGGGACTGCCATTGCCATATGTGTGTCTATTCTCTTGGGATCCCTAGCAATGACTGCACAAGCAG GCCGTTCCTCTCATCAGCTGCTGAGCAAGGCGAGGTCGTCGTCCACAACAAGAGCGCTCTATATAGCCAGCAACACATCGAGCGGCTACCACACCGAGGTGCAGTGCTTCGATGAGGccgcggacggcggcgacgagaggAGGAAGACGGCGGAGCTGCTCACGCTGATATTCTGCACCGCGAAGTGCTACTGCCACAGCGACAACGCCGACGACATCTGCTACTGCTGCCAGAAGCCGCCCACGCAGGTCTGCTACGAGACGATCAAGGACTGCCAGGCCCACTGCCCCGTCTGCAACCCTAAGTGCCCGGCTGCTTCCGGAACGGCGGGTGGATCGCAGCAGCTGCATGCTGCAGCGAAGAACGCCACCTTATAG